The sequence CCGCGTGGTGTCGGCGCCGGTGATCAACTCGCGCATCACCGACTCCGGCATCATCGAGGGCAACTTCAGCCAACAGGAGGTGCAGGACCTCGTGACGACGCTGCGCTCCGGCGCGCTGCCGGCCGGGATCACCTACCTCGAGGACCGGACGGTCGGACCGTCGCTCGGGCAGGACTCGATCGAGTCGAGCATGAAGGCGGGAATGCTCAGCATGCTGTGCGTCGTCCTGACCATGTTGATCGTCTACAGGTTGAGCGGCGTCAACGCCCTGGTCGCGCTGGCGCTCAACGTCCTGCTTCTCTTCGGCGCCCTGTCCTATTTCGGCGCTACGCTGACCCTTCCCGGCATCGCCGGAATCGTGCTCTCGATCGCCATGGCGGTCGACGCCAACGTCCTCATCTTCGAGCGCATCAAGGAGGAGATGAAGGTCGGCAAGACCGTTCGCGCGGCGATCGACGCCGGCTTCCACAACGCGCTGTCGTCGATCCTGGACTCGAACATCACGACTCTGATTGCCGCCCTCTTCCTCTTCCAGTTCGGCACCGGGCCGATCCGGGGTTTCGCGGTGACGCTCTCGGTCGGCATCCTCGGAACCCTCTTCTGCGCGATCTTCGTCAGCCGGTTCCTTTTCGACCTCGTGTACACGCCGGCCCGCAAGTCTCAGTCGATCTCGATCTAGGAACGCTCGCCCGGAACCGCAGACAGGAGCCAGGGAATGGATTTTCTTCGCAATACCAACATCGATTTCATGAAGTACCGGAAGTTCTTCATCGGATTTTCCCTCGCGGTCATGGTCGTGGGCGCCGTCGCGGTCTTTTTTCTCGGCAAGTTGAACATGGGGATCGACTTCGTCGGCGGAACGCAGCTGACGCTCAAGTTCGCGGCGGAGCCGGATGTCCCCGAGCTGCGGGACATCCTCGCCCGCGCCGGCCTCAAGGACAGCCAGATCCAGCGCTTCGGCAAGACCGGCGACCACGAGATCCTCGTCCGCAATCCGATTCTCGAAGGCACCGAAGAGGGCGCCGCGACGCAGATTCTCGAAGCACTCTCGCAGCACTACAATCAGGCGGCCTCGGGCGCCGACCTGAACCAGATCGGCACGGGCTCGATCTCGCAGCTGCTCGTGGCGGCGAACCCGGACGGAGTCACCGGTGAGCCCGAGGCCGTGGCCGCGCACTACACCGCGGTCGCAGAGTCGATCATGGCGGTGCGCAAGAAGGCGGCGATCTTCCGGTCGTGGGACGAGGTGGCGGCCATTCCCGGAGTCTCGGGCAAGTCCTTCGAGGCCCTGAAGTCCTCCGCTTCGATCGGCAAGTTCTCGCCGCTCGCGATCGAGAACGTCGGTCCCCAGGTCGGCTCGGAGCTTCGCCGGCGCGGCTTCCTCGCCGTCATCGGCGCCCTCATCGGCATGCTGATCTACATCTGGATCCGCTTCGAGCTGCGCTTCGCGATCGGTGCCACCATGGCGAGCATCCACGATGTGCTCATCACCCTCGGTCTCTACGCCTTCATGGGCTACGAGTTCAACCTGACCACGATCGCCGCCTTCCTGACGCTCATCGGCTACTCGGTGAACGACACCGTGGTGACCTTCGACCGCGTGCGCGAGAACATGCAGAAGCACCGCGGGCGCAACCTCCTCAAGGTGCTGAACAGCAGCCTGAACCAGATGCTCTCCCGGACCCTGCTCACCGGTGGAACGACCATCCTCGCCTCGCTGATGCTCTTCCTGTTCGGTGGCGACGTCATCAAGGGCTTCTCGTTCATCATGCTCTCGGGCATCATCATCGGCACCTATTCGTCGATCTACATCGCGAGCCCCTTCGCCCTGCTCTGGGAGCAGTGGTTCGGCAGCGGTGGCCGCGAGTCGAGCGCGACAGGCGAGCCGAAGCCCGCGCCGTCGAAGACACGTTGATCCCCGCCGTCCCGGCCGCCCCGGCGCCGCGGCGGCCAGACCCTATAATCGGCAGATAGGTCGCGCCCGCGCGACCTGTCCTCTCCGATGCCCGACCTCCGCAAGCGGCCACCCGCGCCGCCGGTTTCGCCGCCGAAGCCTCCGACTTCGGCGGATCTCGCACGCCGCCTCGAGGACAACGGCCGGTTCGTCGACCGCGCCTATCTCGACCGCGTCTTCGGCTACTCGGCCGAGATGCACAAGGACCAGGTGCGGCGCTCCGGCGAACCGTACATGACCCATCCGGCGAGCGTCGCCTGGCTGCTCGCTGACCTGCGGTTCGACCAGACCTGCGTCGCCGTGGGACTTCTGCACGACGTGCTCGAGGACACGCTGACCACGCTCGAGGTCCTCCAAGGCGAGTTCGGCCCCGAGATCGCCGAGCTCGTCGACGGCGTGACCAAGATCGGGCGCCACTCCTACGTGCGCAAGGACGAGGCGCAGGCGGAGACTTTCCGCAAGATGATCCTGGCCTCGGCCAAGGACGTGCGGGTCATTCTGGTCAAGCTCGCCGATCGCCTGCACAACATGATGACCCTGGACGCGATGGCGCCAGAGGCCCGGCGCCGGATCTCGCAGGAGACGCTCGAGATCTACGCGCCGCTCGCCAACCGGCTCGGCATGGCGAAGGTCAAGGGGGACCTCGAGGATCTCGCGTTCTACTACCTCTATCCGCTGCAGTTCGCCTCGCTCAAGACCAGCCTCGACGAGAAGCTGAAAGTCGGACGGGGCACGATCGAGAAGCTCCGGGAGCGCCTGGTGAGCAGCCTGGCCGAGGCCGGGGTCGAGGTCGAGATCAACTTCCGCGTCAAGCGGTACTACTCGATCTACCAGAAGCTGCGGCGGCAGGAGATCGACATTTCGGAGCTCTACGACTACCTGGCGTTCCGCATCGTGACGACCAATCTGCGCGACACCTATGCGGCGCTGGGCATCGTCCACCAGAACTGGCGGCCGATTCCAGGGCGGTTCAAGGACTACATCGCGATGCCCAAGCCGAACCTCTACCAGTCGTTGCACACGACGGTGCTGGGGCCGGCGGGACAGCCCTTCGAGGTGCAGATCCGGACACGGGAGATGGACCTCGTCGCCGAAGAGGGCATCGCCGCCCATTGGCGCTACAAGGAGGGCAAAATCAGCTCGGAAGGCGTCGACAAGAGTGTCCTCTGGCTGCGCCAACTGCTCGAGTTCCAGACCGACGTCAGTGATCCGCGTCACTTCCTCTCCGGCCTGAAGCTCGATCTCTACCAGGACGAGGTCTACGTCTTCTCCCCGAAAGGCGACGTGCTCGCCTTTCCGCGCGACGCGATGCCGCTCGACTTCGCCTACCGCATCCACACCGACCTGGGCCATCGCTGCACGGGCGCCCGGGTCAACGGCCGTCTCGTGCCGTTGCGCACGCCGCTCAAGACCGGCGACATCGTCGAGATCCTGACGAGTCCGAGCCGCGTACCCAGCCGCGACTGGCTCTCGCTGGTCGTCACCTCGCGCGCCAAGCACAAGATCCGCCACTGGCTCAACACCCAGCAGACCGCGCAGGCCACCGAGCTCGGTCAGCGGATGCTGGAACGGGAGCTGCGGCGCTATCGCCTGAGTCCCAAGAAGGTGATCGAGAGCGCGGAGTTCCGCAAGTTGATGGAGGCGGAGGGCCTCTCCCGCCCGGAGGATCTCTACGGGCGCCTCGGATACGGCAAAGCGACGGTCGGCCAGGTAATGGCCGCGCTGCTGCCGCAGGACAAGCTCCAGGAGCCACCGAAGCCGCCGGGGCCGATCCGCAAGGCGATCGATCGAGTGCTCGCCGGCGGCAGCCAGGGGCCGATCGCGGTGCGAGGCTACGGCGATCTGCTCGCGGTTCCCGCCAAGTGCTGCCGGCCGGTGCCCGGCGACGAGATCATCGGATACATCACGCGCGGCCGCGGAGTCTCCGTGCATTCCGTGGACTGCCCGAACGTGAAGAACCTGCTCTACAACGCCGAGCGCGAGATTGAGGTCGCGTGGGCGAGTCAGGACAAGGGGCTCTATCCGGTCTCGCTGCTCATCGAGACCGAGGACAGGCCGGGGATGCTCGCCCGCCTGACCGAGGCGATCGCCCGTTTCGAGGCCAACATCCGGCAGATCGAGGCCGACACGGCGCGTCCGGGGCGCGGCTCGATCGAGGTCGTGATCGAGGTCTCCAATCGCGCCCACTTCGAGCGCATACGCCAGGCGGTGCGCAATCTGCCGGGAGTGCTGGAAGTCACGCGCCGGATGGCGGGCGCGACGAAAGCCGGAGAAGACGCCTTCTGACACAGAACGGGCTCCCGACCCCCGTGAGGGGAAAGGGAGCCCGACGTCGGATCACTGCGCCACTGCAGCAGCGCATTGCCGCATCACCGGTTGGCCGGCGATGCAGCTCAGAATCTTCTCAGCTCTTGGAAGCCTTCGAAGCCGAAGCGGCCGGCTGCTCTGCGGCGACGTAGTTGCGGACCGGCGGGCGCTGCACCTTGCCGCTGCGGATGCAGCGCGCGCAGACCCGGACGCGCTTGACGGTACCGGCGATCAGCGCCTTGATGGAACGCAGGTTCGGCTCCCAGGTGCGGTTCGTGACGTTATGTGCGTGGCTGACCTTGCGGCCGTGAACCGTTCCTTTGCCGCAGATCTCGCATTGTTTGGCCATCGGATTCCTCTTGGTCTCGGGTATGGATCCAGCGAACGGTCATTCTAGGCGAAGTAGGGTGGGCTCTGCAAGGCGACGGAGGGTACCCTTCCACACCGGCCAGAAGGAGGCCTTCGGCCGGCTGTGAAGTGCTGCACATGCTTCTGTGCAGCCCTGTCGCCAACCCCTTGACAGCTCTTGAGGTTACTGTTACCTTGCCCTCAAGTTTTCGGAGTCAACGCGGTTGCTGCGCCAGCTGGCAAGGGGGTAGAAGACGCCGTGCTGTTCTCACGCTCGAAGGGACTCGTAGGGCTCGACATCGGCAGCTCGGCGATGAAGCTCGTCGAGCTCAAGGAGCGCAAAGGGGAGTACTCCCTGCAGCGGCTCGGCATCGAGCCCCTTTCGCCCGAAGCAATCGTCGACGGCTCGATCATGGACTCGTCCCTGGTCGTGGACGCCATCCACAAGTTGAATGACGCCACCGGCGCCACGCTCCCGAGCTATGCCACCTCGCTCTCGGGCCACTCGGTCATCATCAAGAAGATCCAGATGCCGGCGATGCCGGCCGAGGACCTGGCCGAGCAGATTCAGTGGGAGGCCGAGCAGTACATCCCATTCGACATCAACGACGTCCGGCTCGACTATGTCGTGCTCTCCGAGGGTGAGCCGGGTCGCGAGAACATGGAAGTCCTCCTCGTGGCGGTGAAGCGCGACAAGGTCAATGACTATGTCTCGGTCATCAGTCAGGCCGGCAAGGTGCCGGTTCTGGTCGATGTCGATGCCTTCGCGCTCCAGAACGCCTACGAGGCGAACTACGACCTCGACCCGCTCAAGGTGGTGGCGCTGGTCAATATGGGAGCGAGCGTCACCAACATCAACATCCTGGCGCGCGGCCAGACCGCTTTCTGGCGCGACATCTCGTTCGGCGGCAATCAGTTCACCGAGTCGCTGCAGCGCGAGTTCAACCTCTCCTTCGATCAGGCGGAGCGCCTGAAGCGCGGCCAGGCCGTGGACCGCTACGGTCCCTCGGATGCCCGCCCGGTGCTCGATCAGGTCTCCACGGAGATGGCGTCCGAGATCCAGAAGACGTTCGACTTCTTCGCCGCGACCTCTTCGGAAGGTCCGGTCGACGAGATCGTCCTCTCCGGCGGCTGCGCCCTGACGCCCAACCTGCAGCAGGTGCTGCGCGAACGCTTCGGCGTGCCGATCGAAGTCCTCGATCCGCTCCGGCGTGTCCACTTCCGCGAGGCCGATTTCGACCGCGACTGGTTGAAGTCGATCTCGCCCATGCTCGCCGTCGCCGTCGGCCTGGCGATCCGCAAGATGGGGGGCTAGACGAGATGATCAAGATCAATCTCCTTGCCGAAGGCAAGCGCCCCGTCGTCGCGCGCAAGGCCCGCTCCCCATTGGGTGTCGGCGGCGGCGCGGCGGACACCGGCAATCTCCTGCTCGCCGGTGGCCTCGTCATCGGCCTGCTCGCGGGTGGCGGCTGGTTCTTCTGGGCGCAGAGCCAGCTCACGAAGAAGGAAAAGGAAGTCGCCGCGGCGGAGCGCGAAGTCGAAGAGCTCAAGCAAGTGATCAAGGAAGTCGAGGACTACAAGATCAAGAAGGCCGACCTCGAACGCAAGATCGACGTCATCAACGGCCTGAAGGCGAACCAGCGCGGGCCGGTCCAGATCATGGACCAGGTCTCGCGGGCTCTGCCGGAGTTGCTCTGGCTCAACAATCTCGATGTGACGCCGACCACGATCAACCTCAAGGGTTCGGCGTTCAACATGTCGGCTGTCGCGAATTTCATCGACAATCTCGACAAGGTCGACGAGTTCGCCGAACCGATCCTTCAGGATGCCACCCAGAAGACGGCCAAAGGGGCGCGTTCGGAGGTCTACGACTTCAAGGTCAACCTCGGCTACTCGTTCAAGACGGCGAAGGCGCCGACCCTCACGACGGACGCGACTGCCGCGCCCGAGGGCGGGGTCGCCGCCGGTGCCGCGAAGCCGGCCACGGAACCAAAGAAGAGGGCGGAGTAAGAGACGATGGCGATCCAGACCGGTCTCGAAGGAAAGCCCTGGTATTTCGGCGCCGCTGCGGGCGCCCTCGTTGCGGCGGCGATCGTCGCCGGCTGCTGGTTCGGCCTGGTGGACCCGCGCAACAAGAAGTTCGAGGCGAAGAAGAAGCAGCTCGACGCGCTGCAGGTCCAGATCAGTGAGGGTCGCGCTGCCAAGCAGAAGCTGCCGCAGTTCCGCGAAGAAGTTCGGCGGCTCGAGCTCGAGCTCGAGAAGCTGCTCCGCATCCTGCCGGCGCGGCGAAACACGCCGGAGTTGCTGCGGCGGATCCGTCAGCTGACCGAACAGGGGAATTTCGACCTCCTGCGGTTCACTCCCGGCAACTTCACCGATCGCGACTTCTACAGCGAATGGCCGATCGCGATCCGGGTCAACGGCAGCTATCACAACCTCGCCCTGTTCTTCGATCGGGTGGGCCGTTTCTCGAGAATCGTCAACATCGAGAACCTCAAGATCGCGACCCTGCCGAGGAGCCTCAAGGGGCACTCGATCAGCGCAGCGTTCACCGCCAAGACGTTCGTCTATCGCGAGGCGCCGCCGCCGGAGCCGGTCACCACCACCAAGAAGGGCAAGAAGGGCGCGCCCAAGGCGGGGGGGAAGTGATGCCGACCCAGAACCACAGAGCACTGCAGCAGGCCGGAACCGGGCACGTCCAGGTGCGTTGCGCGGCCTCCTCGCCCCTCCCGCTCTTCGTCGTACTTTGTGCGCTCGTCGCGACCGGGACCCTCCTGTTGCCGGCGCTCGCCGCAGCGCAGACCTCCCCGGGCGCCGCGTCGGGCGGCGGGCCGGAAGCGGCTCCGGCCGCGCAGGAACCAGAGACCACGAGCGTCGACGCCATCCTCGCCGGAGAAGAGGACGTGCTCTCGGGCTCGACCTATTCCTACGATCCTGGCAGTCGGCGCGATCCGTTCCGCTCGCTGCTCATCGCTAAGGGCAAGGCGGAACGCAAGGGCGCGCTGCCCGAGGGGATTCCTGGGCTGCTGATCGAGGAGATCGACCTCACCGGCATCTTCCGGACTTCGCGCGGCTTCGTGGCGCAGGTCCTGGCCTCGAACAAGGAAAAGAGTTACCTCATTCGAGAAGGCGACCAGCTCTACGACGGTGACGTCGTGAGCATCACGCAGCAAGAGGTCGTTTTCAAGCAAATCGTCAGCGACCCGACGGTGATCAAGCCGTTTCGGGAAGTGATCAAGAAGCTCAGCCCGTAGTCCAACCTTTTTCTTCAGGCAGGACTACGCGATGGAGGCGAGCGACATGGGAGACGTGGTGAACAGCATGAAAAGGGCACTCAGGAACGGGAAGGCTTGGACCTTGGTTCTTGCGGCTGCGTCGATCTGGAGCGGCTGCGCTGCGGTCTCTCCCGAGAGCGTATCGCTATCCTCCGAGCCGGTGCCGCCAGCGGCGGCACCCGCAGCCCTGCCGGCCACGATTTCCCGGCTCGCCGTCGTGGAGGGCGCGCCCGGAACCCGAATCGAGCTGGTGGCCGACGGCGCGCTGGTCTGGACGACCTACCGCGACGCGGACGGGGCGCTGGTCATCGAGCTGCCCAATACCCGGCCACTGCCGGCGGTCCAGACGGAGAACCCGCCTTCCGGCCTGGTCTCGTCCGTCGCGGTCGCCGTCGACGAGACGAGCGGCCGGCCGCTGACGCGGCTTACCGTCGCGACGCGCCAGGAGGCCGAGCACATGCTGGTCGCGGGGCAGAACAGCCTGCGCATCGATATGTCGCCCGCCCCCGTCGGCACCGCGATCGCCCAGGCTCCAGTCGCTCCGATCGCTCCAGTCGCGGCGGTCGCTTCCACCCCTGAGGTCGCCGAGCTTCCCGAACCCGTCGCTGTCGCCGAGGTCGACCCGGCTCCGTCCGCTCCGTCCGCGGCTGCGCCCATGACATCTCCCGCGGTCGTCGCCGCGGCGCCGGTGAGCCTGGCATCTTTCGGCACTCCGGAAAGTCCGGTGGTGGCGCCGCCGCCCAGCGGGCCAGCGGCCTCGATCCTCGGTCGCGTCGAGGTCGTCGAAGAGGGCGCGAACACCGTCGTCGTCATCGCCGGCGACGGCGAGTTCGCCTACTCGACCTTCCAGCTGGCGAACCCGGATCGCTTCGTCATCGATCTCGATGGCGTCGTGAACCAGAGCGCGCGCAGCAGCGCGCCCCTCGCCGGAGAGATCCTCTCCCGCATCCGGGTCTCGCAGTTCAAGCAGAGTCCCGAAGCGGTTTCGCGCGTCGTCTTCGATCTGCGCCAGACCGTGCCGCCGACCATCGAGCGCGGTTCCGAAGGCCTCGTTGTCCGCTTCCGTACCTCGACCGGTCGGACCGAGCCGGCCGCCACCGCGGTGGTGGCGGCGAATCCTCCCGCTCCTGCCGTGACGCACGCGGTGGCTCCGGCTCAGATGGCTCCAGCGGCTCAGGCTGCTCCGATGGAGGTCGTCGCCTCCACCCTTCCCGAGACTCGCCCGGAGGTCGCGCCGAACGCTACCGACGAGGCGTTCGCCGCCAGCGACGTGCAGGCCTACGCCGCCGATTCCGCCAGCCTCCAGTCGACCGCGGAAGAGGTGTCCGCCGTCACTGCGGCGCCCGCTCCGCTCGCTCAGGTCGCCCCGATCACTCAGACGACCCCGACCACCCCGACGATCGCCTTCGCCGCCAAGCCGGCGACGCCGCGCGACAGCAGCCTCTTCGAGGCGGCGGATACGCAGACGATCCCCGCGCCGCGCCCCACCGCCGCACCGAGCCCCGTCTTCGCCCAGCAGAACGTCGGTGGAACGCACAAGGAGTACGTCGGCGAAACGATCTCGCTCAGCCTCAAGGATGGCGACATCAAGGATGTCCTGCGGTCGTTCGCGAAGATCAGCGGCTTGAACGTCGTGCTTCAGCCCGGAGTGCGGGGGACGGTCACGGTCGAGCTCGAAAGCGTGCCCTGGGACCAGGCGCTCGACCAGATCCTGAAGATCAACAATCTCGGTTACGAGCTCGACGGCAACATCATGCGCATCGCACCGCGCAACGTCCTCGAAGCCGAGGCCAAGGAGCAGCAGGCCCTGGCGCAGGCGCAGGCGCTCTCGATTCCGTTGCGGACCGTGATCAAGCGCATCAGCTACTCGAGCGCCAACGATCTGGCGCGGGTGCTCGCCACCGGCGGCGGACGCGCCTCGGGGATCCTCTCGCAGCGCGGATCGGTCACCGTCGACGCGCGCACCAATACGCTGATCATCAAAGAGCTGCCGACCTACATCGACACCGTGATTGCGGTCATCGAGACGCTCGACATACCCGAACCGCAGGTGATGATCGAGGCGCGCATCGTCGAGACCACCAAGCGCTTCAGCCGCACGCTCGGCATCCAGTGGGGCTTCGATGGTGTCGCCGACGCCGCCCACGGCAACACGACCGGCCTCCAGTTCCCGAACAACGGCAGCGTTCAGGGCGACGTGAACGTTCTCACCGGCGGCAGCAACGGCCTGCTGCGTCTCGCCATGGGGAACATTCTCGACACCTTCAGCCTCGACGCGACCCTGCAGGCTGCGGAGTCCGACGGCCTGATCAACATTCTGTCGGCGCCGAAGATCGCGACCCTGAACAACGAGTCGGCGAGCATCCAGTCCGGTCTCCAGATCCCCATCCAGACGGTGGCCAACAACACGGTGACCGTGCAGTTCGTGAACGCGACACTGCGTCTCGACGTCACGCCGCACGTCACCGCCGAAGGCACCGTCCTCATGGATGTCAACGTTCAGAAGCGCGAGCCGCAGCTGGCGTTCGCCGTCGCCGGCGCGACCAACGCTCCGATCTCGACCAAGGAAGCCCAGACCCGCGTCATCGTCCGCGATGGCGGGACGACGGTTATCGGCGGCATCTACAAGGTATCGACCGATCAGGGCCAGGACCGCGTTCCGGGATTGGCCAACATCCCGGTCCTCGGTCACCTCTTCAAGAACCGCCGTCGCGACGACAGCAACGAAGAACTCTTGATCTTCATCACCCCGCGGGTGATCAAGCTCTAGGAACCCAGGGGGAGGATACCCATATGAAACTCACAAACAGACTCCTGACTCTCGGAATCCTGGTGCTCGCGCTCGGCGCCTGCTCCTCGGGCGACATCAGCAAGACCGAGACGGGGGGCGTGCTGCTGTCGATCACCGACTTCGATGGCCTGCCGATCTCGATCAGCGCCAGCGCCTCCGGCGATCTCGCGCAGATCGAGAGCCTCACGGTGTCGAACGTCGCGAAGGATCCGAACGGCACGACGAGCGAGCTGATGAACGTCGAGATCCAGAGTTACGAGGTGACGTATACGCGCGCCGATACCGGCACGCGGGTGCCTCCGAAGCTGGTGAACTACATCTTCGGCATCGCGCCGGTGAACGGCACTTTCCAGCTCGACAACGGCCCCTTCATGCGCGCCGAGCAGTTCAACACCGTTCCGATTCTGGATCTGAAGAATCTCGGGATCGACTCCGAGACCGGCAGTCGGCAGGTTCGCCTGACCGTGGGCCTTCGATTCTTCGGTCGCACGCTGTCCGGCGACAGGGTCGAATCCACGACGGCATTCTTCACGCTCGAAGTAACGCCCTGATTCGCCAGGAGAGAGTGACTATGAGAGCTCTGACCCGATTCCGCTTTCCACTTCTGGCCTTGGGGCTGGCGTTCACCCTCGGGTGCAGCGCCGATAGCCCGTCGTCACCGACGGCACCGCCCTCGGTGCCGGTCCCACCCTCGGTGGGCATCAATGTGACCGTGACCTCTTCGACCTCGTCGCTCGAAGCCGGAAGCACCGAGTTCGCCACCCTGATCATCCGCGCCTTGCGCGCGGACAACGGCGCACCGGTCGCCAACCTGACCCCCGGAACGCTCACCACGACCCTCGGGTCGCTCGGCAGCGCCACCGGACCTCAGGAGATCGCGTTCGAGATCGTCAATGGCCAGGCGACGGTAGTGCTGTTTCCCGGCACGGCGATCGGCTCGGCGAGCGTCCGTGCGGCGGTTTCCACCGGCGTCGGCTTCGCCACCGTGGCCATCCGCGAGCCGGGCGTCCCCGACACCTTCTTCCTGTCGTCGATCAGCCCGAACACCGGCAGCCCGCAGGGCGGTGAGACGGTGACGATCAACGGCGGCGGCTTCAGCGATCCGATCCGCGTCACCTTCGAC is a genomic window of Thermoanaerobaculia bacterium containing:
- the secF gene encoding protein translocase subunit SecF, translated to MDFLRNTNIDFMKYRKFFIGFSLAVMVVGAVAVFFLGKLNMGIDFVGGTQLTLKFAAEPDVPELRDILARAGLKDSQIQRFGKTGDHEILVRNPILEGTEEGAATQILEALSQHYNQAASGADLNQIGTGSISQLLVAANPDGVTGEPEAVAAHYTAVAESIMAVRKKAAIFRSWDEVAAIPGVSGKSFEALKSSASIGKFSPLAIENVGPQVGSELRRRGFLAVIGALIGMLIYIWIRFELRFAIGATMASIHDVLITLGLYAFMGYEFNLTTIAAFLTLIGYSVNDTVVTFDRVRENMQKHRGRNLLKVLNSSLNQMLSRTLLTGGTTILASLMLFLFGGDVIKGFSFIMLSGIIIGTYSSIYIASPFALLWEQWFGSGGRESSATGEPKPAPSKTR
- a CDS encoding bifunctional (p)ppGpp synthetase/guanosine-3',5'-bis(diphosphate) 3'-pyrophosphohydrolase, whose amino-acid sequence is MPDLRKRPPAPPVSPPKPPTSADLARRLEDNGRFVDRAYLDRVFGYSAEMHKDQVRRSGEPYMTHPASVAWLLADLRFDQTCVAVGLLHDVLEDTLTTLEVLQGEFGPEIAELVDGVTKIGRHSYVRKDEAQAETFRKMILASAKDVRVILVKLADRLHNMMTLDAMAPEARRRISQETLEIYAPLANRLGMAKVKGDLEDLAFYYLYPLQFASLKTSLDEKLKVGRGTIEKLRERLVSSLAEAGVEVEINFRVKRYYSIYQKLRRQEIDISELYDYLAFRIVTTNLRDTYAALGIVHQNWRPIPGRFKDYIAMPKPNLYQSLHTTVLGPAGQPFEVQIRTREMDLVAEEGIAAHWRYKEGKISSEGVDKSVLWLRQLLEFQTDVSDPRHFLSGLKLDLYQDEVYVFSPKGDVLAFPRDAMPLDFAYRIHTDLGHRCTGARVNGRLVPLRTPLKTGDIVEILTSPSRVPSRDWLSLVVTSRAKHKIRHWLNTQQTAQATELGQRMLERELRRYRLSPKKVIESAEFRKLMEAEGLSRPEDLYGRLGYGKATVGQVMAALLPQDKLQEPPKPPGPIRKAIDRVLAGGSQGPIAVRGYGDLLAVPAKCCRPVPGDEIIGYITRGRGVSVHSVDCPNVKNLLYNAEREIEVAWASQDKGLYPVSLLIETEDRPGMLARLTEAIARFEANIRQIEADTARPGRGSIEVVIEVSNRAHFERIRQAVRNLPGVLEVTRRMAGATKAGEDAF
- a CDS encoding 50S ribosomal protein L28 — translated: MAKQCEICGKGTVHGRKVSHAHNVTNRTWEPNLRSIKALIAGTVKRVRVCARCIRSGKVQRPPVRNYVAAEQPAASASKASKS
- the pilM gene encoding type IV pilus assembly protein PilM → MKLVELKERKGEYSLQRLGIEPLSPEAIVDGSIMDSSLVVDAIHKLNDATGATLPSYATSLSGHSVIIKKIQMPAMPAEDLAEQIQWEAEQYIPFDINDVRLDYVVLSEGEPGRENMEVLLVAVKRDKVNDYVSVISQAGKVPVLVDVDAFALQNAYEANYDLDPLKVVALVNMGASVTNINILARGQTAFWRDISFGGNQFTESLQREFNLSFDQAERLKRGQAVDRYGPSDARPVLDQVSTEMASEIQKTFDFFAATSSEGPVDEIVLSGGCALTPNLQQVLRERFGVPIEVLDPLRRVHFREADFDRDWLKSISPMLAVAVGLAIRKMGG
- a CDS encoding PilN domain-containing protein, translated to MIKINLLAEGKRPVVARKARSPLGVGGGAADTGNLLLAGGLVIGLLAGGGWFFWAQSQLTKKEKEVAAAEREVEELKQVIKEVEDYKIKKADLERKIDVINGLKANQRGPVQIMDQVSRALPELLWLNNLDVTPTTINLKGSAFNMSAVANFIDNLDKVDEFAEPILQDATQKTAKGARSEVYDFKVNLGYSFKTAKAPTLTTDATAAPEGGVAAGAAKPATEPKKRAE
- the pilO gene encoding type 4a pilus biogenesis protein PilO encodes the protein MAIQTGLEGKPWYFGAAAGALVAAAIVAGCWFGLVDPRNKKFEAKKKQLDALQVQISEGRAAKQKLPQFREEVRRLELELEKLLRILPARRNTPELLRRIRQLTEQGNFDLLRFTPGNFTDRDFYSEWPIAIRVNGSYHNLALFFDRVGRFSRIVNIENLKIATLPRSLKGHSISAAFTAKTFVYREAPPPEPVTTTKKGKKGAPKAGGK
- the pilQ gene encoding type IV pilus secretin PilQ — its product is MVLAAASIWSGCAAVSPESVSLSSEPVPPAAAPAALPATISRLAVVEGAPGTRIELVADGALVWTTYRDADGALVIELPNTRPLPAVQTENPPSGLVSSVAVAVDETSGRPLTRLTVATRQEAEHMLVAGQNSLRIDMSPAPVGTAIAQAPVAPIAPVAAVASTPEVAELPEPVAVAEVDPAPSAPSAAAPMTSPAVVAAAPVSLASFGTPESPVVAPPPSGPAASILGRVEVVEEGANTVVVIAGDGEFAYSTFQLANPDRFVIDLDGVVNQSARSSAPLAGEILSRIRVSQFKQSPEAVSRVVFDLRQTVPPTIERGSEGLVVRFRTSTGRTEPAATAVVAANPPAPAVTHAVAPAQMAPAAQAAPMEVVASTLPETRPEVAPNATDEAFAASDVQAYAADSASLQSTAEEVSAVTAAPAPLAQVAPITQTTPTTPTIAFAAKPATPRDSSLFEAADTQTIPAPRPTAAPSPVFAQQNVGGTHKEYVGETISLSLKDGDIKDVLRSFAKISGLNVVLQPGVRGTVTVELESVPWDQALDQILKINNLGYELDGNIMRIAPRNVLEAEAKEQQALAQAQALSIPLRTVIKRISYSSANDLARVLATGGGRASGILSQRGSVTVDARTNTLIIKELPTYIDTVIAVIETLDIPEPQVMIEARIVETTKRFSRTLGIQWGFDGVADAAHGNTTGLQFPNNGSVQGDVNVLTGGSNGLLRLAMGNILDTFSLDATLQAAESDGLINILSAPKIATLNNESASIQSGLQIPIQTVANNTVTVQFVNATLRLDVTPHVTAEGTVLMDVNVQKREPQLAFAVAGATNAPISTKEAQTRVIVRDGGTTVIGGIYKVSTDQGQDRVPGLANIPVLGHLFKNRRRDDSNEELLIFITPRVIKL